AATCAAAAAAAGGCTTTACTTCCCCGGTAACAGCAATGGTTTTGTACCAGTAGGGATGGATATTTGAGGGACAGAGGCTTATTACCAGGTCCCATTGTCCTTTTCGCATTTCCTGTAATGCCAGGCTGATATCCTCTGATTCCCTTAAAGGGGAGGTTGGCTGCAATAAAACTATGTACTCGGGAAAAAAACGTTCCTGCTCAACGAACTCAAGCGCATGTTTAACCACTTCCAAAGAACTGGCTTCATCTGTTGCCAGCTGAGGCGGCCTGATAAATGGCACCTCTGCCCCCCAGGCCCTCGCAACAGCAGCTATTTCTTCATCTTCCGTAGAAACAATTAACCGGCTAATTTCCTTACAAGCCAGGCCGGCACAAATAGTATGGGCTATCAATGGTTTATCGCCAAACTTTTTTATATTTTTCCCGGGTAAACGTTTAGAGCCTCCTCGCGCTGGAATTAATCCGAGAACAGTCAATTTTTTCACCTGCTTTTATAAAAAAATTGTTATAATAAAAGTAAAATCTCCCAAGGAGGGGATATGATGAAAAAACGGATCGTCATTTTAGGTGGTGTAGCCGCTGGTATGAGCGCAGCGGCAAAAGCACGGCGTACCGATTCTGATGCTATTATTGAAGTGTACACCAGCGAAGAATTTATTTCATACGGTGCCTGTGGACTCCCTTACTTTCTCTCAGGGGTTATCCCTTCTTACGAAAAACTGATCGCCCGTACCCCGCCCTTCTTTGCCCAGCAAAATATCCAGGTTTTTTTGAACCATAAGGGCCTGGCGATAAACTCACAGGAACTAACCTTACAGGTTCTCGATCATGAATCTAACCTGGAAAAAAAAGTATCCTTCGATGCTCTCGTCATCGCTACCGGTGCCCGTCCTATTATCCCCCCGCTCCCTGGCATTAAAGCAGCCAATATTTTTACATTGAAAACTATCCCTGATGCTCTGCGCATCAAAGATTATATTCGGCGCTTTCAGCCCAGGAATGCAGTGATCGTCGGGGGAGGCTATATCGGGTTAGAGGTAGCAGAAGCCTTTATTCAGCTGGGGTTGAAAACCACCATCATTGAACTGGCTCCCCAGGTTGCTCCCAATCTGGATGCCGACCTGGCTCAACTAATCGAACAAGAGCTTTTACAACATGGTGTTGAAGTCAAAACCGGCCATAAGGTTCTAGCTTTCGAAGGAGAGGAAAGAGTAACCAGAGTAATTACCGACCAGGGCCCTCTACCCGCTGATTTGGTCCTCCTAGCCATTGGCGTGACCCCTAACTCAGAAATTGCCGAAACGGCCGGAATTAAGCTTGGCCCTAAGCAGGCTATCCTCACTGATAACCAGCAGCGTACTAATTTACCTTATATTTTTGCGGCCGGAGACTGTGCCACTGTTTATCATCGCCTCTATCAAGGACCAGCTTACATACCATTAGGTACTACCGCTAATAAACAGGGCCGGGTAGCTGGCAACAACGCGGCTGGCGGACAACTGCAATTCGACGGTGTACTGGGGACAGGCATTGCCAAAATCCTCAACCTGGAAGTAGCCCGTACCGGTCTTTCCACCCGCGAAGCTACTCAGCTCAACTTAAATTTTAACACAACTGTAATTAAATCGCGAACAAGGGCTGCCTACTACCCGGAATCAACCCCGATTACCATTAAATTGCTCTGGCAAGAGGAAAACAGGCGTCTTATAGGGGGACAAATTGTCGGAGGCCCTGGCTCAGGTAAAAGAATCGATGTTATTGCTACAGCTATCAGTGCCGGTATGTCCGTTGATGAATTCCGGCAGCTGGATTTAGCCTATGCCCCGCCTTTTGCCCCGGTCTGGGACCCCCTTTTAATCGCCGCTAATCAAGCTGATTAAGCGAGAGAGGCGATGAAGTAAACAATAACTTCATCGCCTGTTTTTTACATCAAGGCTTGTCTTAATTTTTTCCACCTTAGCTCATTTTCTGTTCTAATCAGTTCAACCAGAATGAGGTTTAAAACCGCCTCCATAAAAATCCCCCCTCATAGTCATTATACTACTGAACCTGGTTTCCTGTCAGGCTGAGCTAAACCCGATAAATCTTTATGTCTGAGCTTGTTCTCAAGTTTCTCCAGCTTAAGTCCCTGTCTAGCACAGATGCAAAGCAGAGCCCGAAAATTTTCATCCATCTGGATGATACTTTGCTGAACTTCGGTCATTTTATTGATGATATTCTCTTCAACAGTGTCCAGCTGTTCCTGTAAATCCATGCCCCGGTCTTCCAGGTCCATGATTCTTTCATCCAAATAATACAGGCGATCCTCCACATCATCTAGCCGTTCCTCCACCAGATCAAACCGGGTTTCCAACCGTTCCAGTCGTTTTGCCAGCATGGCTTCCAGCTCATTTATCCTGGATACCATCATAGCCTGTTCACTTTTTGGTTCTTCTGTAATTACCATAACCCTTCCCCCTTAGAGAAAATTTGTTTGCATAACCATCTTAACAGAACGTAAGTTCTGAAATCAACCAAAAACTTTCGTCAAATTGTTGTATAAAAAGACACAGACAGGGAAAGATAAAGCAAACTAATGGGAAAGGGTGACACAAATATGGCGAAAAGGGAAAAGAAAAAGCCGGCCAAAGAAAAACCCACTGCCGTAAATCAACGTCAGCGGGTAGAAAAAGCAGAAGCACAAGCTCATCGCCCTGAAATCTAAGTAATTACAATTCTCTTACCCGGGAAACTCCCTGTTGCATTTCCACCAGAAAAGCTTTATCTCCACTCTGAGCCAGATGCTGATTATGGGTGACCAGGATTACCTGCCGCCCAAAGTTCTGGCTCAATTGTTTTAAAAACGTAGCTACTTGCAGGCTATATTCTTCCGAAACATGCTTGCCCGGTTCATCCAGGAGCAAGGGCCCTTCCAGTCCACATGCTTCCAGCAAAGCAATGCGCAGAGCTAAAGATACTACGTCCACCACTCCTCCGCCCCGCGCCTCCTGGGGCCGGGTTTCCACCCGATAACCCCCTTCATAGGTAGAGGTCAGGTAAAATTCAGCGCTGGGCTGCTTGTGTTTTTCCTCGATCTCCACCCGGAACTGGGTATCCCCACCGAAAATAAATTGCAGGGCATTGGTCACCAGGGATTCAATCTGCTGGCGGGCCTGTTCCCGGGCAAATTCCGCCACCTCCTGCAGCAAAAGGCGGGCTTGCGTGGCATCATCCAGAGCCACCACCGTTTGAGCCAGTTCTTCTTTAACTTCCTGAAGCTGGCGCTCCAGCATCCTGTATTCCGCCTGCCGGCTCTGGCAATAGCTCTCCCACTCCTTTAATCCTTGCCGCCAGTCGGACATTTTAACCCCGCCCTTTCAACAGCTCCCAGGGGATTTTGCTTTCAATTTCCCGGGTCAAAGCCGCAATTTCCTCCTGCAGTTCCGCTAAGCGCGCCGGAGCTGCTTCGGGAGTTAAACCCAGTTCCGCAAAGCGGGTTTTTAGCTCTTCCTGTCTTTTTTCCAGCTCGGCTTTGCGCCCCAGAGCCATTTGTCGTAAACTCTGACATTTATCAATGGCTTCCTTTAGTTTCTTTAAATCCTCCATTTAAATAACCTCCTTCTCCCGACTCAGTTCAGCGGCAATGCTTTCCATAACTGCCTCTGGCAAGGGCT
The sequence above is drawn from the Carboxydocella sporoproducens DSM 16521 genome and encodes:
- a CDS encoding CoA-disulfide reductase, with the translated sequence MKKRIVILGGVAAGMSAAAKARRTDSDAIIEVYTSEEFISYGACGLPYFLSGVIPSYEKLIARTPPFFAQQNIQVFLNHKGLAINSQELTLQVLDHESNLEKKVSFDALVIATGARPIIPPLPGIKAANIFTLKTIPDALRIKDYIRRFQPRNAVIVGGGYIGLEVAEAFIQLGLKTTIIELAPQVAPNLDADLAQLIEQELLQHGVEVKTGHKVLAFEGEERVTRVITDQGPLPADLVLLAIGVTPNSEIAETAGIKLGPKQAILTDNQQRTNLPYIFAAGDCATVYHRLYQGPAYIPLGTTANKQGRVAGNNAAGGQLQFDGVLGTGIAKILNLEVARTGLSTREATQLNLNFNTTVIKSRTRAAYYPESTPITIKLLWQEENRRLIGGQIVGGPGSGKRIDVIATAISAGMSVDEFRQLDLAYAPPFAPVWDPLLIAANQAD
- a CDS encoding ATPase, producing the protein MSDWRQGLKEWESYCQSRQAEYRMLERQLQEVKEELAQTVVALDDATQARLLLQEVAEFAREQARQQIESLVTNALQFIFGGDTQFRVEIEEKHKQPSAEFYLTSTYEGGYRVETRPQEARGGGVVDVVSLALRIALLEACGLEGPLLLDEPGKHVSEEYSLQVATFLKQLSQNFGRQVILVTHNQHLAQSGDKAFLVEMQQGVSRVREL
- a CDS encoding cytidylyltransferase domain-containing protein → MTVLGLIPARGGSKRLPGKNIKKFGDKPLIAHTICAGLACKEISRLIVSTEDEEIAAVARAWGAEVPFIRPPQLATDEASSLEVVKHALEFVEQERFFPEYIVLLQPTSPLRESEDISLALQEMRKGQWDLVISLCPSNIHPYWYKTIAVTGEVKPFFDYQGSLRSQDLAPAFRPNGAIYIYRSEFIRRGKSPVRIGAYIMEDWKSIDIDTALDFFLAEKIWEHRGIFKGMSKSGG